The following DNA comes from Bacillota bacterium.
TCGCAGCCGTGCGGTTTCCCTCTCTCTTCACCCTCGCGACCGCAGCCTTCGTGGTTGTCTTGCTGACCGTGCCCGCCTTCACGGCCCTCGTCGCCGTCTCCCGATCCCTCGCCAGGGGAGAGGAAGTGCCGCTCGCCGGATTCTGGCACGCCTTCCGGTCGTACTGTGCCCGGAGCGCAGGGATCGCCGCCGCTGGCGGGCTTGTGATGGTGATCCTCGTGCTCGACCTCGCTTTCTTCCTTCAGGCTCCCTCGGTGTGGGTGCGGGCCGTGG
Coding sequences within:
- a CDS encoding DUF624 domain-containing protein, translating into MKILGRGLRLSYDYLGMVLAGSTLWFFVGLVPAALAGVAAVRFPSLFTLATAAFVVVLLTVPAFTALVAVSRSLARGEEVPLAGFWHAFRSYCARSAGIAAAGGLVMVILVLDLAFFLQAPSVWVRAV